A stretch of DNA from Bacillota bacterium:
GGCCACGCACGCCCGCTTCGCGCGTGTACTGTCTGATCATCGCCCTGATCGCACCCTCTGTGAACTGGATGTCACAGTGTCCGAGGCCGTTTTCCTTCACCTGCTTGGGCACTAGGAAATGGAGGCCTATCTGGACCTTCTCTTCCTCTGTGTAGCCAGGTATGGAGATGATCTCCATTCGATCCGCGAGAGGCCTAGGGATCGCGTGCAACACGTTCGCGGTCGTAATGAACATGACATCCGACAGGTCAAACGGGATCTCGATGTAGTGGTCGCCGAAAGCCACGTTCTGCTCCGGGTCGAGCACCTCGAGAAGCGCTGACGACGGGTCACCTCGGAAGTCATAGCTCATCTTGTCCACTTCATCGAGGAGGAGCACCGGATTCTTCGAGCCGGCCTGGCGCATCGCCTGTATGATCTTGCCCGGCAGGGCGCCTACGTACGTCCTCCGGTGCCCGCGTATCTCGGCCTCATCTCTCACACCGCCCAGCGAGAACCTGACGAACTTCCTATCGAGCGCCCGCGCGATTGACTTTCCCAGCGAGGTCTTGCCCACTCCGGGAGGACCGACGAGACAGAGAATCGGGCCTTTGAGCTTCGTCGTGAGCTGGCGCACCGCTAGGAACTCGAGAATGCGTTCCTTTACCTTCTCGAGGCCGTAATGGTCCTCGTCGAGAACCCTTGCCGCCGCCTCGATGTCGAGGCGGTCCTCTGTCTTGTAAGTCCACGGCAAGCTCAGGAGCCAGTCGAGGTAGGTTCGCACCACCACAGCCTCAGCAGCCATGGGAGGCATCTTCTCGAGCCTCTCCACCTCACGGATCGCGCGCTCTTCCACTTCCTTAGGCAGCTTGGCCGCGGCGATCTTCTCCCTGTACTCCTCGCCCTCTTGGGATCTCTCGTCCCTTTCGCCCAGCTCTTTCTGTATCGCTTTCATCTGCTCTCGCAGATAGTACTCTTTCTGAGTCTTCTCCATCTGCTTGCGCACGCGCGAGTTGATCTTCTTCTCGAGTTCGAGTATCTCCATCTCTTTCAGGAGAATCGCGCACAGCCGCTCGAGCCTGACCCTAGGCGAGGCGGCTTCCAATATCTTCTGCTTGTCCTCCGTGCGCAGAGGAAGGTGAGCTGCGATGTCATCTGCTAGTCTTCCCGGGTCTTCTATAGCCTGAACGGACGTCAAGACCTCCGCGGGGATCTTCTTGCCCACTCTCACATACGATTCAAAGTACCCGATGACGCTGCGCATTAGCGCCTCGGTCTCCTTCGTCAGTCGTTCCGACACGTCGAGCGGCTCCACCCTGACCTTGTAGAACGGATCCACCTGGACGTACTCGACGATCCTCGCGCGCCGGATTCCGTCCACCAGCACCCGTATCGTACCATCGGGATACCTGGCGAGCTGCTTGACCTCGGAGATGGTGCCCACCTCGTGGATCTCCTTGGGCGTCGGCTCGTTCACCTTCGCTTGCTTCTGCGCGGCGAGCAGGATGAGTCTTTCGTTCATCATCGCGTCTTCGAGCGCAGCGACGGATCTGTCCCTGCCCACGTCGAGGGGAACCGTCATGAAGGGGAACACGATCACTCCGCGCAACGGGAGGAGAGGCACCAAGTCTCTTGTCGTTGCTGCTTTGGCTTCTTCCTTCGGCATGACAACCTTGCACCTCCTCGGCTGCTCCGGCGGACTAATCCCCGCTCCGCATCGCGAGCCGCGCTACACGCCCCGCCCGAATCAGCAGCAAGTCACGCCCAGGCGCGGTGCCCTCAATACTCAGTGTATTCGGCCCGGCCTGTCCGATTCCTGCCCTCGACTCCAGGGACACGGGCTATCGCGCCCGGCTCTCGCCCTTCAAATCCCCTCGCTTCGCGACGTGCCACGGCTGGTAGCGCAAGCATGGTGAATCGGCGGCTTACTGTGGCAGGCTGAACGTACCGATGACCCGATGAGAAAACGAGGAAAGCCTCACCTCACAGGCAAGGCTACCACACAGGTCATCATTATGTCAACATGCCCGAACTGTCAATTTCTGTTGCAGAGAGAAGGCCTCAGTGCCCTCCTCAGCACCCTGCGGATAGACCCGCCGCGGCCACCTGGGTATGGACGCTCGCGCTGATGGAGCCCATTAGCGCCCCCGGAGCGACCAGCGCGGCCTGAACGACCTCCTCGACCCGCTCCACAGGGGTGATGAAGATGTCCTTCCTTTCCGCGAAGCTCTCCTGCCAGTTCTCACGGGGGATTATCACTTTGCTCGCGCCCGCCAGCGCCGCGGCCTCGACCTTCGCAACGATCCCGCCAACGGGCTTCACGTACCCGCGTATCGACAGCTCGCCCGTCATGGCGACTTTGTTGTCCACGGGAACGCCGGTTATAGCGG
This window harbors:
- the lon gene encoding endopeptidase La, with translation MPKEEAKAATTRDLVPLLPLRGVIVFPFMTVPLDVGRDRSVAALEDAMMNERLILLAAQKQAKVNEPTPKEIHEVGTISEVKQLARYPDGTIRVLVDGIRRARIVEYVQVDPFYKVRVEPLDVSERLTKETEALMRSVIGYFESYVRVGKKIPAEVLTSVQAIEDPGRLADDIAAHLPLRTEDKQKILEAASPRVRLERLCAILLKEMEILELEKKINSRVRKQMEKTQKEYYLREQMKAIQKELGERDERSQEGEEYREKIAAAKLPKEVEERAIREVERLEKMPPMAAEAVVVRTYLDWLLSLPWTYKTEDRLDIEAAARVLDEDHYGLEKVKERILEFLAVRQLTTKLKGPILCLVGPPGVGKTSLGKSIARALDRKFVRFSLGGVRDEAEIRGHRRTYVGALPGKIIQAMRQAGSKNPVLLLDEVDKMSYDFRGDPSSALLEVLDPEQNVAFGDHYIEIPFDLSDVMFITTANVLHAIPRPLADRMEIISIPGYTEEEKVQIGLHFLVPKQVKENGLGHCDIQFTEGAIRAMIRQYTREAGVRGLEREVSSVLRKIAKRVVKESAGGETPRVVVDAGDIEGYLGIPQYRYGVAESEDRVGVATGLAVTEVGGDILAIEVSVMKGTGKLTLTGKLGDVMKESAQAGFTYIRSRADELGIDPDFYQDRDVHIHVPEGAIPKDGPSAGIAMATALASALSGRPVRCDIAMTGEITLRGRVLPVGGIKEKVVAAHRAGVFTVVLPGENRKDVEEIPKSVLEGMKLVFVDHMDQVLEVALQRREEPRGSERNADDDDEKVLPEIVHESPLAPVPNQIYYGSC